A segment of the Chthonomonadales bacterium genome:
GCCAGATAGCCGGCCGGGCCGACGCCGCGGATGTGCCCGTCCGTGTAGAGCAGGGCAGCGGAAGGCGGACCCTTGCGGTGCCATGCCGAGGCGTCCGCCAGCAGGTTCGCCTCGGACGGCCGCGGGAGCGCGGGCAGTGAGACGTGGCTCAGCGCGAGCTCGGTCCGATAGAAGTAGCTGCTGCCCACCGCCTCGAAGAGCGGTCGGCCGCCCGACACGTCGGCCCGCCCACGGTCCGACGGGCACCTCCACACCTCGCGGGTTGCGGCGTAGTAGGGCGCCAGCACGCTCTCAACATTCGTGGCGGTCGGGTGGGCGGCGATCAGGGCGAGGACCTGCGCGTGGTAGGACTCCCCCGTGAGAGGATTTGCCCGGCCGAGCCACTGCTCCGGGTGCAGACGATCCATCACGTCGAGGCCGTAGGGGAACAGGTCGTCGTAGTCGGCCAGGTAGAGCCAGGTGGCCTGGCCGAGCTGCCTCAGGTTGGCGATGCAGCGGGTCTGCCGGCCGCTCTCGCGGGCGCCAGCGAACACGGGCAAGAGGAGCGAGGCCAGCAGCGAGATGATCGCGACGACGACGAGCGTCTCCACCAGGGTCATCGCCCGGATGGCCCGGAGCGCCCCTCCCGGGCGATGTCCCCGGGAGGGGCGCCGGCCTTCGTCGTTCGCGTGCGCGCGCCGCGACCCCGCGCGTGAGCACATGACGGCCACGCCCCGGTGCGTCAGTCGCCGCCCAGGAGCCCGCCGGGGCCAAAGAGGCCGCGCAGGCCCGCCGTCATGTCGGCCATCCCCCCATCATCGCCGAGGCCGCCACGGCCGCCGACCCCGCCGAAGGGGTTGAAGCTGGCGCACGCGCGGGCGGGCCCGAACTGCTG
Coding sequences within it:
- a CDS encoding DUF1559 domain-containing protein, producing MTLVETLVVVAIISLLASLLLPVFAGARESGRQTRCIANLRQLGQATWLYLADYDDLFPYGLDVMDRLHPEQWLGRANPLTGESYHAQVLALIAAHPTATNVESVLAPYYAATREVWRCPSDRGRADVSGGRPLFEAVGSSYFYRTELALSHVSLPALPRPSEANLLADASAWHRKGPPSAALLYTDGHIRGVGPAGYLAALRTPLF